In Anopheles stephensi strain Indian unplaced genomic scaffold, UCI_ANSTEP_V1.0 ucontig447, whole genome shotgun sequence, the following are encoded in one genomic region:
- the LOC118517050 gene encoding sensory neuron membrane protein 1, which translates to MIVLEKMDLKQKNFKKIGLICVVVLVCGMVFSYGIFPAILRFMIKQNVLLKPGTQIRDMFEKIPFPLDFRLHLFNVTNPDEVMRGGKPRVKDIGPLYFEEWKEKYDTVDNVEEDTLTFTLRNTWIFRPDLSALTGEEIVTVPHPLLMGVLLMVQRDREAMMPLVKKGANIIFNPLESAFLKVRIMDLLFDGIFVDCSSQDFAVKALCSGMDSEGAVIPYNETHYKFSFFGMRNHTEAGRWVVYRGVKNIRDLGRVISYNDETEMDIWDGDECNQYIGTDSTIFPPFLTKQDRLWAWSPEICRSLGAHYVHKSKYAGLPMSYFELEFGDLKNEPHNHCFCRDAPDDCPPKGTMDLSPCLGGPIIGSKPHFYGADPKLIEAVDGLEPNKEAHDVYIHFELFTGSPVSAAKRLQFSMELGPIRDHEVFGQLPEVILPMFWAEEGASLNKTWTNQLKYQLFLGLKFNATVKWLTIIIGTFGAIGSAYMHFRKEFKTSDVAPVSADTPDTNPSSAKGNNDVVSVSLGKNLPPVIDGLDKPPKMMASEIRPDRY; encoded by the exons ATGATTGTGCTAGAAAAGATGGATCTGAAGCAAAAGAACTTTAAGAAAATTGGACTGATctgtgtggtggtgctggtgtgtggCATGGTGTTTAGCTATGGAATATTTCCCGCCATTTTACGCTTCATGATCAAACAG AACGTTTTGCTCAAACCGGGCACCCAGATACGTGACATGTTTGAGAAGATTCCCTTCCCGCTGGATTTTAGGCTACACCTCTTCAACGTGACGAATCCGGACGAAGTAATGCGTGGCGGGAAACCGCGCGTCAAGGATATTGGGCCTCTTTACTTTGA ggaatggaaggaaaagtaCGACACGGTGGATAACGTGGAGGAAGACACCCTTACCTTCACACTGCGCAACACTTGGATATTCCGGCCCGACCTATCCGCACTGACCGGGGAAGAAATCGTCACCGTACCGCATCCACTGCTAATGGGCGTGCTGTTAATGGTGCAGCGAGACCGCGAGGCAATGATGCCGCTGGTGAAGAAGGGTGCCAACATCATTTTCAACCCGCTCGAGTCCGCTTTCCTGAAGGTTCGCATCATGGATCTGCTGTTCGATGGCATATTCGTCGATTGCAGTAGCCAGGACTTTGCCGTGAAAGCGCTTTGCTCCGGCATGGATTCCGAGGGTGCTGTTATCCCGTACAACGAGACACACTACaaattttcgttctttggaatg CGCAACCATACCGAGGCTGGCCGTTGGGTTGTGTATCGGGGCGTGAAGAACATTCGTGACCTTGGTCGGGTGATTTCCTACAACGATGAAACGGAGATGGATATCTGGGATGGGGATGAGTGCAATCAGTACATCGGTACCGATTCCACGATTTTCCCACCGTTTCTTACCAAGCAGGATCGGCTGTGGGCCTGGTCGCCGGAAATTTGTCGCTCCCTTGGTGCGCACTACGTGCACAAATCGAAGTACGCCGGGCTGCCGATGAGTTATTTTGAGCTGGAGTTTGGTGATCTAAAG AATGAACCACACAACCATTGCTTCTGTCGGGACGCACCGGATGATTGTCCTCCGAAAGGAACGATGGACCTGTCACCGTGTCTAGGGGGACCAATTATAGGGTCGAAGCCTCACTTTTACGGTGCCGATCCGAAGCTCATCGAAGCGGTAGATGGACTGGAACCGAACAAGGAAGCGCACGATGTGTACATTCACTTTGAGCTT TTTACCGGAAGTCCTGTGTCAGCTGCCAAACGACTGCAGTTTAGCATGGAGCTTGGCCCTATCCGTGACCACGAGGTATTCGGTCAACTGCCGGAGGTGATTCTACCAATGTTTTGGGCTGAGGAGGGTGCATCACTCAACAAAACCTGGACCAACCAGCTGAAGTACCAGTTGTTCCT GGGGCTCAAGTTTAATGCTACCGTTAAATGGCTAACGATCATAATCGGTACGTTCGGGGCGATCGGGTCGGCTTACATGCATTTCCGCAAGGAGTTCAAAACGAGCGATGTGGCACCGGTCAGTGCAGACACACCGGACACTAATCCTTCGTCTGCCAAGGGCAATAACGACGTGGTGAGCGTTTCGCTCGGGAAAAATCTACCACCCGTCATCGATGGGCTGGATAAACCGCCGAAAATGATGGCATCTGAGATACGGCCAGATCGATACTAG
- the LOC118517051 gene encoding cysteine-rich venom protein 6-like, with protein MKCLVVLLLACVAVCCAQKFIPNNNVLTCFQHMECGKNEVYRCCGMCFEQTCTDQSRDKECQHRCYKGCYCQNDYTRKREGGFCVPDKECRSVVSG; from the exons ATGAAGTGTTTGGTAGTGTTACTGTTGGCCTGTGTGGCCGTGTGTTGCGCGCAGAAGTTTATTCCCAACAATAACGTTCTGACCTGTTTCCAGCATA TGGAATGTGGTAAAAATGAAGTCTATCGGTGCTGTGGCATGTGTTTCGAGCAGACGTGTACGGACCAATCGAGGGACAAGGAATGTCAGCACCGGTGTTACAAGGGATGCTACTGCCAGAATGACTACACACGCAAACGGGAGGGCGGTTTCTGCGTTCCGGACAAGGAATGCCGATCGGTGGTTAGTGGTTAG
- the LOC118517054 gene encoding cysteine-rich venom protein 6-like, giving the protein MQLSLLVCFIAIVGFASVYAQQTGCVQEVCPRNERYLCCGSCVQRTCALEDETTCPDVCYRGCYCKKGFVRKYAPDGPCIRLNKCPRTIPTQPPSKK; this is encoded by the exons ATGCAGCTATCACTTCTAGTGTGTTTCATAGCGATCGTAGGATTCGCGTCAGTCTACGCTCAACAAACAGGATGTGTTCAAG AAGTCTGTCCAAGGAACGAGCGATACCTATGCTGTGGATCGTGCGTCCAGCGAACATGTGCCCTCGAGGATGAAACCACATGCCCGGACGTGTGCTATCGCGGTTGCTACTGCAAGAAGGGTTTCGTGCGGAAGTACGCACCCGATGGTCCATGCATTCGGTTGAATAAGTGTCCCCGAACTATCCCAACGCAACCGCCGAGCAAAAAGTAG